A region from the Pelagovum pacificum genome encodes:
- a CDS encoding vWA domain-containing protein, whose translation MPDISVLDIPPDGKLVRNIVHFARALNRAGVPIGSGRVADAVRAVEAAGFTDRADFYWTLHACFVSRPEHRAIFAQIFRLYWRDPRFLEQMMSMMLPMVRGTQEERKARAAERRAAEALLDGRGPEPPAEEEEPEEVEIEIDASQTASAQEKLRSLDFEQMSVDEMAAARRILATLDLPVRPIATRRLVGAPRGDRVDWRGTIRRSLRTGGDIRDIARRKRRTRMPNLVVLCDISGSMSHYSRAVLHFVHSVANRRGQGWARVHAFTIGTRLTNITRHLATRDVDAALAAAGQEARDWEGGTRLGACLTAFNRDWSRRVMGQGAVVLLITDGLERDVDSGLSAAMERLSLSAREVIWLNPLLRFDGFAPRAEGIRAILPHVDQLRAGHNIAALEGLAQALADPRGSGEKARMMAML comes from the coding sequence ATGCGGTGCGCGCGGTCGAGGCGGCGGGCTTCACCGACCGGGCCGACTTCTACTGGACGCTGCACGCCTGTTTCGTCTCGCGGCCCGAGCATCGTGCGATCTTCGCGCAGATCTTCCGTCTTTATTGGCGCGATCCGCGGTTTCTCGAACAGATGATGTCGATGATGCTGCCGATGGTGCGCGGCACGCAGGAAGAGCGCAAGGCGCGGGCGGCGGAGCGTCGCGCCGCCGAGGCGCTGCTCGACGGACGCGGACCCGAGCCGCCGGCAGAGGAGGAAGAGCCGGAGGAGGTCGAGATCGAGATCGACGCGTCGCAGACCGCCTCCGCGCAGGAAAAGCTACGCTCGCTCGATTTCGAACAGATGTCCGTCGACGAGATGGCCGCCGCCCGCCGCATCCTCGCGACGCTCGACCTGCCGGTGCGACCGATCGCGACCCGACGGCTGGTCGGCGCGCCGCGCGGCGATCGGGTCGACTGGCGCGGCACGATCCGCCGCTCGCTGCGCACCGGCGGCGACATACGCGACATCGCCCGACGAAAGCGGCGCACGCGGATGCCGAACCTCGTCGTGCTGTGCGACATATCCGGGTCCATGTCGCACTATTCTCGGGCCGTTCTGCACTTCGTCCATTCCGTCGCCAACCGGCGCGGGCAGGGTTGGGCGCGCGTGCATGCCTTCACCATCGGAACGCGGCTGACCAACATCACCCGGCACCTCGCCACGCGTGATGTCGATGCCGCGCTCGCAGCCGCCGGGCAGGAGGCGCGGGACTGGGAGGGGGGGACGCGGCTCGGCGCGTGCCTGACCGCCTTCAACCGCGACTGGTCGCGGCGGGTCATGGGGCAGGGCGCGGTCGTGCTGCTCATCACCGACGGGTTGGAGCGGGACGTCGACAGCGGCCTCTCCGCCGCGATGGAGCGGTTGAGCCTGTCCGCGCGGGAGGTCATCTGGCTGAACCCGCTGCTGCGTTTTGACGGTTTCGCGCCACGCGCCGAGGGGATCCGGGCGATCTTGCCCCATGTCGACCAGCTTCGGGCCGGTCACAACATCGCCGCGCTCGAAGGGCTGGCGCAAGCGCTGGCAGACCCGCGCGGCTCTGGCGAAAAGGCCCGGATGATGGCGATGCTCTGA
- a CDS encoding protein adenylyltransferase SelO, producing MTLAIPFDNSYARLPKRFFTALNPTPVTAPEVLAFNTSLAEELGINTGGLTSTELAKLFSGNEIPDGASPLAQVYAGHQFGNWNPQLGDGRAILLGEIATLKGRVDLQLKGSGPTPYSRMGDGRAALGPVIREYVMSEAMDALGIPTTRALAAVLTGDEVYRETTLPGAVLTRVAASHIRVGTFQFFAAREDTEALSALVTHVIERHYPAVKSVPELLEKMMERQARLIALWMSVGFIHGVMNTDNMTISGETIDYGPCAFMDTYHPDTVFSSIDQFGRYAYAQQPQIGVWNVAQFATCLIPLMEDRDAAIRDFTDIVHRFPEVYQAEWLRLFGQKLGLPALEEPTLVEDLLTLMATDGADFTNTFRRLPHEDARDQFIEREKFDEWKVRWQSMSPDTTLMADVNPVVIPRLHRIEEAIQAGQSGDYSKFEKLLKIVVQPYDPNIENSDWTHPPAEDERVTRTFCGT from the coding sequence ATGACCCTCGCGATCCCCTTCGACAATTCCTATGCCCGCCTGCCGAAGCGCTTCTTCACCGCGCTGAACCCGACGCCCGTGACCGCGCCGGAGGTGTTGGCGTTCAACACGTCACTCGCGGAAGAGCTCGGCATCAACACCGGCGGCCTGACATCAACAGAGCTCGCCAAACTGTTCTCAGGAAATGAAATTCCCGACGGCGCCTCGCCCCTCGCGCAGGTCTATGCCGGACACCAGTTCGGCAACTGGAACCCCCAGCTGGGCGACGGTCGGGCGATCCTGCTGGGCGAGATAGCGACGCTGAAGGGCCGGGTCGATCTGCAACTGAAGGGCTCTGGCCCCACCCCCTATTCCCGGATGGGTGACGGGCGGGCGGCGCTTGGCCCGGTGATCCGTGAATACGTGATGAGCGAGGCGATGGACGCTCTCGGCATTCCCACGACCCGTGCGCTCGCCGCTGTTCTGACGGGGGACGAGGTCTACCGAGAGACGACGCTGCCCGGCGCAGTCCTGACGCGCGTCGCGGCCTCGCACATCCGGGTCGGCACCTTCCAGTTCTTCGCCGCGCGCGAGGACACCGAGGCGCTCTCTGCGCTTGTCACCCACGTTATCGAGCGGCACTACCCGGCCGTGAAGTCCGTCCCGGAACTCCTTGAAAAGATGATGGAACGTCAAGCACGCCTGATCGCGCTCTGGATGTCCGTCGGCTTCATCCACGGCGTGATGAACACGGACAACATGACGATCTCCGGCGAGACGATCGACTATGGCCCCTGCGCTTTCATGGACACCTATCACCCGGATACGGTCTTTTCCTCCATCGACCAGTTCGGCCGCTACGCCTATGCGCAGCAGCCGCAGATCGGCGTCTGGAACGTCGCGCAATTCGCGACATGTCTGATCCCGCTGATGGAGGATCGAGATGCCGCGATCCGGGACTTCACCGACATCGTCCACCGGTTCCCCGAAGTCTACCAGGCCGAATGGCTACGGCTGTTCGGCCAGAAGCTCGGTCTGCCGGCGCTGGAAGAGCCCACGCTGGTCGAGGACCTGCTGACCTTGATGGCGACGGACGGCGCGGATTTCACCAATACCTTCCGCCGCCTGCCGCACGAGGATGCACGCGACCAGTTCATCGAGCGCGAAAAGTTCGACGAGTGGAAGGTACGTTGGCAGTCAATGTCGCCCGATACAACGCTGATGGCCGACGTGAACCCGGTGGTCATCCCACGGCTCCACAGGATTGAAGAAGCCATTCAGGCGGGTCAGTCCGGCGACTACTCGAAGTTCGAGAAACTTCTGAAGATCGTCGTCCAACCATATGATCCAAATATAGAAAACTCCGACTGGACACATCCGCCAGCGGAGGATGAGCGCGTCACCCGAACCTTCTGCGGCACCTGA
- a CDS encoding winged helix-turn-helix domain-containing protein: MPELRKVRPDAATLKALAHPVRLRMLGLLRLEGPDTATGLAERMGLNSGATSYHLRQLEKHGLIEQDTERGNKRERWWMAAHDSTVLDVDSPLGTPEAEAGFGLIRSIVTLHIAQIERAMEVAPTLPAEWWQASTSSDATVRLTAAEAKDLNERMYALLAEAKEMELARQGAEPDGARPYTVLLHGFPYVGLTE, encoded by the coding sequence ATGCCCGAACTGCGCAAGGTCCGGCCCGATGCGGCCACGCTCAAAGCCTTGGCCCATCCCGTCCGGCTCCGGATGCTGGGCCTGCTGCGGCTGGAAGGGCCGGACACCGCGACAGGACTGGCCGAGCGCATGGGCCTGAACTCCGGCGCGACAAGCTATCACCTTCGCCAGCTCGAGAAGCACGGCCTGATTGAGCAGGACACCGAGCGCGGCAACAAGCGCGAGCGATGGTGGATGGCCGCGCATGACAGCACGGTGCTCGACGTCGACAGCCCCCTCGGAACGCCCGAGGCGGAGGCGGGCTTCGGTCTGATCCGGTCGATCGTGACGCTTCATATCGCGCAGATCGAGCGCGCGATGGAGGTGGCGCCGACCTTGCCCGCGGAGTGGTGGCAGGCTTCGACCTCCAGCGACGCCACGGTGCGGCTGACGGCAGCGGAGGCGAAGGATCTGAATGAGCGGATGTATGCGCTGCTGGCCGAGGCAAAGGAGATGGAGCTCGCCCGGCAGGGCGCAGAGCCCGACGGCGCGCGGCCCTATACGGTCCTTCTGCACGGCTTCCCTTACGTGGGGCTGACGGAATGA
- a CDS encoding GNAT family N-acetyltransferase, producing MTPIRLASADDAPAVLSLVARFHEEYGIAADDAHREAALMPLLEGSPHGAVWLFGPARAPLGYMIVSFTWSIELGGMDAFLDEIYVRPSVRGRGIATQALHALSVSLRDGGVKAIHLEVDRENEATHRLYARDGYKLRDRYCLMSRWL from the coding sequence ATGACCCCGATCCGCCTCGCCTCCGCCGACGACGCGCCCGCGGTGCTGTCGCTGGTCGCCCGCTTCCACGAGGAATACGGGATCGCCGCGGACGATGCTCACCGGGAGGCCGCGCTCATGCCGCTGCTCGAGGGCTCGCCCCACGGGGCCGTCTGGCTGTTCGGCCCGGCGCGCGCGCCGCTCGGCTACATGATCGTCAGCTTCACTTGGTCGATCGAGCTTGGCGGCATGGATGCATTCCTCGACGAGATCTACGTCCGCCCCTCCGTGCGCGGTCGTGGTATCGCCACGCAGGCGCTTCATGCGCTGTCCGTCAGCCTGCGCGATGGCGGCGTGAAGGCGATCCACCTGGAGGTCGACCGCGAGAACGAGGCGACGCACAGGCTCTATGCCAGGGACGGCTACAAGCTTCGGGACCGCTATTGCCTCATGTCGCGCTGGCTGTAG
- a CDS encoding nucleoside hydrolase, with translation MTQKIIIDTDPGQDDAVAILLALAAPEELDVLGIVAVAGNVPLPLTERNARIVCELAGRTDVPVYAGCDAPISRPLITAEHVHGTTGLDGPPMEEPTMPLQDKHGVDYIIDTLREEPEGTVTLCPLGPLTNIATAFQRAPDVVGRVKEIVLMGGAYFEVGNITPAAEFNIYVDPEAADVVFKSGVAITVVPLDLTHQALTSPERIRPFREMGTKVGDTIAAWTDFFERFDKEKYGSEGAPLHDPCVIAYLIDRSLMSGRHINVEIETSSELTLGMTVADWWRVTDRPANATFLKDIDTDRFFALLADRIGKL, from the coding sequence ATGACACAGAAGATCATCATAGATACCGATCCGGGACAGGACGACGCGGTCGCGATTCTCCTCGCCCTCGCCGCACCGGAAGAGCTCGACGTGCTCGGCATCGTCGCCGTTGCCGGCAACGTCCCCCTGCCACTGACCGAGCGCAACGCCCGCATCGTCTGCGAGCTTGCCGGCCGCACCGACGTACCCGTCTATGCCGGCTGCGACGCGCCCATTTCGCGCCCGCTCATCACGGCGGAGCATGTGCACGGCACCACCGGCCTCGACGGGCCGCCGATGGAAGAGCCGACGATGCCGCTGCAGGACAAGCACGGCGTCGACTACATCATCGACACCTTGCGCGAGGAGCCGGAGGGCACGGTGACGCTCTGCCCTCTCGGGCCGCTGACGAATATCGCGACGGCATTCCAGCGGGCGCCCGACGTCGTGGGCCGGGTGAAGGAAATCGTCCTGATGGGCGGCGCCTACTTCGAAGTCGGCAACATCACCCCGGCCGCCGAGTTCAACATCTACGTCGACCCCGAGGCCGCCGATGTCGTCTTCAAGTCGGGCGTCGCGATCACCGTGGTGCCGCTCGACCTCACGCACCAAGCGCTGACCTCGCCCGAACGCATCCGCCCGTTTCGCGAGATGGGAACGAAAGTGGGCGACACGATCGCCGCCTGGACCGACTTCTTCGAACGGTTCGACAAGGAGAAGTACGGATCGGAAGGCGCGCCGCTGCACGATCCCTGCGTGATCGCCTACCTGATCGACCGCTCGCTGATGTCGGGGCGTCATATCAATGTCGAGATCGAGACGAGCTCCGAGCTGACCCTTGGCATGACCGTCGCCGACTGGTGGCGCGTCACCGACCGGCCCGCCAACGCGACATTCCTCAAGGACATCGATACCGACCGTTTCTTCGCCCTGCTGGCGGACCGGATCGGCAAGCTATGA
- the ilvN gene encoding acetolactate synthase small subunit yields the protein MSPLNIQQGSTSHSAYNLRPTFSDVQEKHTLAVLVENEPGVLARVIGLFSGRGYNIESLTVAEVDHTGHLSRITIVTTGTPQVIEQIKAQLGRIVPVHEVQDLTVEGRAVERELALFKVAGKGDARVEALRLADIFRANVVDSTLESFVFEITGTPEKIDAFAELMRPLGLNEVARTGVAALSRGAT from the coding sequence ATGTCACCGCTCAACATCCAGCAAGGCTCCACCAGCCACTCCGCCTACAATCTCCGGCCGACCTTCTCGGACGTGCAGGAGAAGCACACGCTCGCGGTGCTGGTGGAGAACGAACCGGGCGTTCTGGCCCGCGTGATCGGCCTGTTCTCGGGCCGGGGCTACAATATCGAAAGCCTCACCGTGGCGGAGGTGGATCATACCGGGCACCTGTCGCGGATCACCATCGTCACCACCGGCACGCCGCAGGTGATCGAACAGATCAAGGCGCAGCTCGGACGGATCGTCCCGGTTCACGAAGTGCAGGACCTGACCGTCGAAGGCCGCGCGGTCGAACGCGAACTGGCGCTCTTCAAGGTCGCCGGCAAGGGCGACGCGCGGGTCGAAGCGCTGCGTCTGGCCGACATCTTCCGCGCCAACGTGGTGGACAGCACGCTCGAAAGCTTTGTCTTCGAGATCACCGGCACGCCGGAGAAGATCGACGCCTTCGCGGAGCTGATGCGCCCGCTCGGCCTGAACGAGGTGGCCCGCACCGGCGTCGCCGCGTTGAGCCGCGGCGCCACCTGA
- a CDS encoding type II toxin-antitoxin system RelE/ParE family toxin, which yields MALEISFAPAAARRLTEIANWTTDTFGTEQAHAYEDMLNERITALAESRVHVRNLTAITGLNRHADYDTVIAGQHLLVFKRLTLRIDIIDILHRRRDLAAWSPQPDEA from the coding sequence ATGGCACTTGAGATCAGCTTCGCTCCGGCAGCCGCACGCAGACTGACCGAGATAGCGAACTGGACCACGGACACATTCGGAACGGAGCAGGCACACGCCTACGAAGACATGCTGAACGAGAGAATAACCGCGCTGGCCGAAAGCCGTGTCCACGTCAGGAACCTGACTGCGATAACCGGCCTGAACCGGCACGCGGACTATGACACTGTCATCGCAGGTCAGCACCTTCTGGTCTTCAAGCGCCTGACTCTTCGCATTGACATCATCGACATCCTGCACCGGCGGCGCGATCTGGCCGCCTGGTCGCCCCAACCTGACGAGGCCTGA
- a CDS encoding type II toxin-antitoxin system ParD family antitoxin — protein MPTRNVVLTDHQSELLDRLVASGRYQNASEAMRAGLRMLEEDEARMARLADRIDDVIADYEKHGALDEPAEVTIRRAFAEARAKYEDKTGGNGT, from the coding sequence ATGCCCACCCGCAACGTCGTGCTGACCGATCACCAGTCCGAGCTTCTCGACCGGCTCGTCGCATCCGGCCGCTACCAGAACGCCTCCGAAGCGATGCGGGCGGGGCTGCGGATGCTGGAAGAGGATGAGGCTCGGATGGCGCGGCTTGCCGATCGCATCGACGACGTCATCGCCGACTACGAAAAGCATGGCGCGTTGGATGAACCGGCCGAAGTAACGATCCGACGCGCCTTTGCAGAGGCGCGGGCAAAGTACGAGGACAAGACGGGCGGCAATGGCACTTGA
- a CDS encoding acetolactate synthase 3 large subunit, giving the protein MTRQMTGAKMVVQALRDQGVDTVFGYPGGAVLPIYDEIFQQNDIRHILVRHEQGAVHAAEGYARSTGKPGVAIVTSGPGATNAVTGLTDALMDSIPIIVLSGQVPTFAIGSDAFQEADTVGITRPCTKHNWLVKDPDRLSETIHEAFHVATSGRPGPVLIDVPKDVQFADGTYKEPTKGPKSHYAPQLKGDMAVITALVEAMETAKRPVFYTGGGVINSGPAASQLLRELVEATGFPITSSLMGLGAYPASGDKWLGMLGMHGLYEANMAMHDCDLMINVGARFDDRITGRIDAFSPGSVKAHIDIDPSSINKVIHVELPIIGDVGHVLEDILKVWKSRGRKTDREGLSLWWHQIEQWRKVNCLSYKRSKTSIKPQYALERLEALTKDYDRYITTEVGQHQMWAAQFLGFEAPNRWMTSGGLGTMGYGHPASIGVQLAHPDALVINVAGEASWLMNMQEMGTAVQYRLPVKQFILNNERLGMVRQWQELLHGERYSQSWSEALPDFVKLAEAFGAKGIVCSDPADLDDAIMEMLNHDGPVIFDCLVEKHENCFPMIPSGKAHNEMLMGDAETQGVIDAKGSVLV; this is encoded by the coding sequence ATGACACGTCAGATGACCGGAGCGAAAATGGTGGTTCAGGCCCTGCGGGATCAGGGTGTGGACACGGTATTCGGATATCCCGGCGGTGCCGTTCTTCCGATCTATGACGAGATCTTCCAGCAGAACGACATCCGCCACATCCTGGTCCGCCACGAACAGGGCGCGGTTCACGCAGCGGAAGGTTACGCCCGATCGACCGGCAAACCCGGCGTCGCCATCGTGACCTCCGGCCCCGGCGCGACCAACGCGGTTACCGGCCTGACGGACGCGCTGATGGACAGCATCCCGATCATCGTGCTCTCGGGTCAGGTCCCGACCTTCGCGATCGGCTCGGACGCGTTCCAGGAGGCCGACACCGTCGGCATCACCCGCCCCTGCACCAAGCACAACTGGCTGGTGAAGGACCCCGACCGCCTGTCGGAAACGATCCACGAGGCGTTCCACGTCGCGACCTCGGGCCGTCCCGGCCCGGTGCTGATCGACGTTCCCAAGGACGTCCAGTTCGCCGACGGCACCTACAAGGAGCCGACGAAAGGCCCGAAGAGCCACTATGCCCCGCAGCTGAAAGGCGACATGGCGGTCATCACGGCGCTGGTCGAGGCGATGGAGACGGCGAAGCGTCCCGTCTTCTATACCGGCGGCGGCGTCATCAACTCCGGCCCGGCGGCCAGCCAGCTGCTGCGCGAACTGGTCGAGGCGACCGGCTTTCCGATCACCTCCTCGCTGATGGGGCTGGGCGCCTACCCGGCGTCGGGCGACAAATGGCTGGGGATGCTCGGGATGCACGGTCTCTACGAGGCCAACATGGCGATGCATGACTGCGACCTGATGATCAACGTCGGCGCCCGCTTCGACGACCGGATCACCGGGAGGATCGACGCTTTCTCGCCCGGCTCGGTCAAGGCGCATATCGATATCGACCCTTCGTCGATCAACAAGGTGATCCATGTCGAGCTGCCGATCATCGGCGATGTCGGCCACGTGCTCGAGGACATCCTCAAGGTCTGGAAGTCGCGCGGTCGCAAGACCGACCGCGAGGGGCTGTCGCTCTGGTGGCACCAGATCGAGCAATGGCGGAAGGTGAACTGCCTGTCCTACAAACGCAGCAAAACCTCGATCAAGCCGCAGTACGCACTGGAGCGGCTCGAGGCACTGACCAAGGACTACGACCGCTACATCACGACCGAAGTCGGTCAGCACCAGATGTGGGCCGCGCAGTTCCTCGGCTTCGAGGCGCCGAACCGCTGGATGACCTCCGGCGGGCTCGGCACCATGGGCTACGGTCACCCCGCCTCGATCGGCGTTCAGCTGGCGCACCCCGATGCGCTGGTCATCAACGTCGCGGGCGAGGCCTCGTGGCTGATGAACATGCAGGAGATGGGCACCGCGGTTCAGTACCGCCTGCCGGTCAAGCAGTTCATCCTGAACAACGAGCGGCTCGGCATGGTCCGCCAGTGGCAGGAATTGCTGCATGGCGAGCGCTACTCGCAAAGCTGGTCCGAGGCCCTGCCCGATTTCGTGAAGCTGGCCGAGGCCTTCGGCGCGAAGGGCATCGTCTGCTCCGACCCCGCCGACCTCGACGACGCGATCATGGAGATGCTGAACCACGATGGTCCGGTGATCTTCGACTGCCTCGTCGAGAAGCACGAGAACTGCTTCCCCATGATCCCGTCGGGCAAGGCCCACAACGAGATGCTGATGGGCGACGCAGAGACCCAGGGCGTCATCGACGCCAAGGGCTCCGTGCTGGTCTGA
- a CDS encoding calcium-binding protein, protein MPDAIQAFIDLLLSGNPDAAATSTELADGSYLVTWFGPASEGSAPVLGQLFTEAGDTLGEEIEIAESAVLTSGIDAAAVGEGATVFYEGPEGEMAAMVDLPEEATDVPLDGGVAVTADEPAAEPLIYTGVLQRETVEGTEGDDTFETYGGDDTIYAGDGNDTIDSGKDGDHVYGGDGDDSINGSFGNDFIYGGDGNDLIEGSWGNEFISGGAGDDEIYGGENKDTIYGGEGNDALYGGDNNDTIWGRDGDDTIYGDAGNDLLRGFDGDDTILGGDRDDDIRGGSGNDSLHGNAGDDNVRGNGGDDTVRGGDGDDEVRGGAGNDFVIGGDGNDLVIGNAGNDTVDGALGDDRVHGGFGDDELRGGGGDDTVWGGGGDDIATGGDGNDVIYGGEGDDIIEASGNVIDIPLPGGGFQSLSGTPNRGYDGLFEADQNPADDEDSVRGGEGNDIITTGDDNDTVRGGEGDDFIDGGFDDDSLAGNCGDDTIIGGEGSDLIRGGQGDDLIYGGLDPRFPDELNVDDASDLVLDNGDDVIYGNEGNDTIYGEDDNDEIYGGEGDDWINGGKDDDMLTGDAGNDIFSFDEDGATDTVADFTKGEDKIEIAGVEDVDEFADLFLSQDDSTAVIEAGALQIRLEGVDSADLDETDFMFI, encoded by the coding sequence ATGCCAGACGCCATTCAGGCCTTTATCGACCTGTTGCTTTCGGGAAATCCCGATGCGGCAGCGACATCCACCGAGCTTGCCGACGGCAGCTATCTCGTCACCTGGTTCGGTCCGGCAAGCGAGGGCAGCGCCCCCGTGCTCGGCCAGCTGTTCACCGAAGCCGGTGACACCCTCGGCGAAGAGATCGAGATCGCCGAGTCCGCCGTCTTGACCAGCGGCATCGACGCCGCCGCCGTGGGCGAAGGTGCGACGGTATTCTACGAAGGCCCCGAAGGTGAGATGGCCGCGATGGTCGACCTCCCGGAGGAGGCGACCGATGTCCCTTTAGACGGGGGCGTGGCGGTCACGGCTGACGAGCCGGCCGCCGAGCCTCTGATCTACACCGGTGTCCTGCAGCGCGAGACGGTCGAGGGCACCGAGGGTGACGACACATTCGAGACCTACGGCGGCGACGACACGATCTACGCTGGCGACGGCAACGACACGATCGACTCCGGCAAGGACGGCGACCACGTCTATGGCGGCGACGGCGACGATTCCATCAACGGCAGCTTCGGCAACGACTTCATCTACGGCGGCGACGGCAACGACCTGATCGAAGGCAGCTGGGGCAACGAGTTCATCAGCGGCGGCGCCGGCGACGATGAGATCTACGGCGGCGAGAACAAGGACACGATCTACGGCGGCGAGGGCAACGACGCGCTCTACGGCGGCGACAACAATGACACGATCTGGGGCCGCGACGGCGACGACACCATCTACGGCGATGCCGGCAACGACCTGCTGCGCGGGTTCGACGGCGACGACACCATCCTCGGTGGCGACCGGGACGACGACATCCGCGGCGGCTCGGGCAACGACTCCCTGCACGGCAACGCGGGCGACGACAATGTTCGCGGCAACGGCGGTGACGATACGGTTCGCGGTGGCGACGGCGACGATGAAGTGCGCGGCGGTGCGGGCAACGACTTCGTCATCGGCGGCGACGGCAACGACCTCGTGATCGGCAATGCCGGCAACGACACTGTCGACGGCGCGCTGGGCGACGACCGGGTCCACGGCGGCTTCGGCGACGACGAGCTGCGCGGCGGCGGCGGGGACGACACCGTCTGGGGCGGTGGCGGCGACGACATCGCGACCGGCGGCGACGGCAACGACGTCATCTACGGCGGCGAAGGCGACGACATCATCGAAGCCTCCGGCAACGTGATCGACATCCCGCTGCCCGGCGGAGGTTTCCAGTCCCTGTCCGGCACGCCGAACCGTGGCTACGACGGCCTCTTCGAAGCGGACCAGAACCCCGCCGACGACGAGGACTCGGTGCGTGGCGGTGAAGGCAACGACATCATCACCACGGGCGACGACAACGACACCGTCCGGGGCGGCGAGGGCGACGACTTCATCGACGGCGGCTTCGACGACGACAGCCTCGCGGGGAACTGCGGCGACGACACGATCATCGGCGGCGAAGGCTCCGACCTGATCCGGGGCGGTCAGGGCGACGACCTGATCTACGGCGGCCTCGACCCGCGCTTCCCGGACGAGCTGAACGTCGACGATGCCTCTGACCTCGTGCTCGATAACGGCGATGACGTGATCTACGGCAACGAAGGCAACGACACGATCTACGGTGAGGACGACAACGACGAGATCTACGGCGGCGAAGGCGACGACTGGATCAACGGCGGCAAAGACGACGACATGCTGACCGGTGACGCCGGCAACGACATCTTCTCCTTTGACGAGGACGGCGCCACCGACACGGTCGCCGACTTCACCAAGGGCGAGGACAAGATCGAGATTGCCGGTGTCGAGGATGTCGACGAGTTCGCCGACCTGTTCCTCAGCCAGGACGACAGCACGGCCGTGATCGAGGCGGGCGCGCTGCAGATCAGGCTCGAAGGGGTCGACTCCGCCGATCTGGACGAGACGGACTTCATGTTCATCTGA
- a CDS encoding TRAP transporter substrate-binding protein — protein sequence MDRRSFLTKGAVGGTAAAASALAAPAYAQGNRTLTLVTTWGRGLAGVHDSAQYVADAITAMTDGQLTVELRAAGELVGAFEVFDAVSAGQADMYHGVDYYFLGQHPALSFFSQIPFGMNFQEFNNWFYHDGGSELSDELYSIFGLKAFPAGNTGPQSGGWFASEMNSPSDFQGLRFRMPGQGGQVLGKLGASVQNLPGAEVYQALSSGAIDGTEWIGPWADETAGFQEITNFYYTAGFHEPGPNLNLTMNLDVFESFTPAQQAIVENAARASNLWTMSLFMANNSAALQRLQSGGVQVLEFSDEIWDAFGTAAQEVIEESMGDELYARTYESYMASLTSSANWGSRSEGAFSAQRNRVMGL from the coding sequence TTGGATAGACGTTCATTCCTGACGAAGGGTGCCGTCGGCGGCACCGCTGCGGCTGCGTCCGCGCTCGCCGCTCCGGCCTATGCGCAAGGCAACCGCACGCTGACGCTCGTCACCACCTGGGGCCGTGGCCTCGCCGGTGTGCATGACAGCGCGCAGTATGTCGCCGATGCGATCACCGCCATGACCGACGGCCAGCTCACGGTCGAGCTTCGCGCCGCCGGTGAACTCGTCGGCGCCTTCGAGGTGTTCGACGCCGTCTCCGCCGGCCAGGCCGACATGTACCACGGCGTCGACTACTACTTCCTTGGCCAGCATCCGGCCCTGTCGTTCTTCAGCCAGATTCCGTTCGGCATGAACTTCCAGGAGTTCAACAACTGGTTCTACCACGACGGCGGCAGCGAGCTGTCCGACGAACTCTACTCGATCTTCGGCCTGAAGGCCTTCCCGGCCGGCAACACCGGCCCGCAGTCCGGCGGCTGGTTCGCCAGCGAGATGAACTCGCCCTCCGACTTCCAGGGCCTGCGCTTCCGCATGCCGGGGCAGGGTGGCCAGGTGCTCGGCAAGCTCGGCGCGTCCGTTCAGAACCTTCCGGGTGCCGAAGTGTACCAGGCGCTGTCGTCGGGTGCGATCGACGGGACGGAGTGGATCGGCCCCTGGGCTGACGAGACCGCCGGTTTCCAGGAGATCACCAACTTCTACTACACCGCCGGTTTCCACGAGCCGGGCCCGAACCTCAACCTCACGATGAACCTCGACGTGTTCGAGAGCTTCACGCCCGCGCAGCAGGCGATCGTCGAGAACGCGGCCCGCGCCAGCAACCTCTGGACCATGTCGCTGTTCATGGCGAACAACTCGGCCGCGCTTCAGCGTCTGCAGTCCGGTGGCGTGCAGGTTCTCGAGTTCTCTGACGAGATCTGGGATGCCTTCGGCACCGCCGCGCAGGAAGTCATCGAGGAGTCAATGGGCGACGAGCTCTACGCGCGCACCTACGAAAGCTACATGGCTTCGCTGACCAGCTCCGCCAACTGGGGCAGCCGCTCCGAAGGGGCCTTCTCGGCTCAGCGCAACCGGGTCATGGGGCTCTGA